ACTGGTATTCAACTTAGCCAAGTGTTTTACAGATATGATTTAAGATGTCAACTCTGATAGGAATTCACACTTTTCATATTGACAGGAACCAGTAAAATTCTTTGAAGAGAGTACTGGATGTTGTTCTTGCTGTGAGCAGCCTCCTCTCATTATTGATTTGAAGGCTGTGAAAACAGGTTATATACCAGGGGAGAATGTGCTGCTGACAGGAAAAATTATCAACCAAACAAATTCAGATGTAGAGGACACTAAGATTAAGATAAAGGAAGTGAGTCCGTATATCATTTTTTGTGATGGTTCTTTATGATGCATATAGTAAAGAAGCTTtttgttgatatgtgtgtgtatttgtatgtacagTTTAAAGAGGGAGTTCTGCTGGCATGGAGCCCATCTTGTGTTGTCATACATCTCTTTTAAACTGATGTATACTATCTGCATTCTTACTTTCATTGTGTAGCTTATTTCAGTCATGAACAACTTCATTGCTGTGGTAGCACATTACTTCTGTACATCTTTTCTTACTGGTTGTTGCTATGATATTGTTGCTCCTTTGTATCTTCAAAGAACTCTTCACAGTTGATGTTATTAGTGTGAATGAGAAACTTAAATAATTCAATAAAGTTCTCCCTCATTTTACTCTCTTCCATGGGTGAAGGATTTATAGAGTCTGAGATCCTGTAACTCATTTTGCTTTTTTCAGGAACTTTGTTGCTTTCTAGACTTTACTTCTGCATCTAATTGATGATGTAACATGATGCATCTTGTGTGTTAAATCATATACAAGTTATAAATAGTTTATTCAGCATTTCCTCATCCAGTTACTAATATGCAGTTTTGATGCTAACCAGCAAGTGATCTAACTCATTTACAGTTAACTTAATGTGGTATTTTAAAAATAGGTTAGATACACATCAAACCCACAGTCATTTTCCCAGTAATTCATATACTGTTGTTTGCTTCTTATTAGGTCATAGTAATATCTGGGCCTTCTTCCATTGtaccccatcttcattactttgcatGCATTTGTGTAGGACCTTTACCTCGCACCCTTCCCTtggctcacttcaactctcaCTGTTACATtctttgccatgtccactccttggTATCTAAAACTCCACTTCCTACAAGTTCTTTCTGTTCACTCTCAAGCTACAGCTAACCTGTCTTTGAATTTGAAGAATTGGAAGACTCACCAGCTTTTGTCCTTTTTTCATGCTGGATGCAGTCTTGTCATTTAAAGATATCACTGCTAGCTAATGTTAATCTTCATCAGATGTTCATGAATTTTTTGGCTGTATATCAccattattctttttcattatttgttatcttatttcattattttacatGGAAGACAATCAAGTTTAAGGCTCAACATCATtcaaagaagaagaagcaggtaCTGAACAAAGTTCGTCGTCCTGGATTCCGTGCAGGAAACACGGATGAGTGGATTTCATTCCCAATTCGTATTCCTGTGGAAGCTGTTTGTTTACAGTACTGTAACATTATATCTGCCAAATATTCTATTGAGGTAATGTATTTATAATCTTGTTGTATTGACTGGTTTGATAAAGGAGAAGGTAGGGTAATAGGATTGTGCATGCCTCTAGCACTCTCTCTGCTTAAATTTATTTCATTCACCTGAGCTTTCAACTCACTTTCAATTTTCCCCCTTGTATGCTCTCTACTTTCACTTGAACTTCAGCTTTCTCACTACCATCTTTATTTAACTTTGCATACTGCATCTAAATGGCTCACCATCCTTCCAGATCCACTTCTGAATGAGCTAACAACAGGGCATCATCTGCATATGGCAAAGGTGGAAGCTTCCATTCTGTTTCTCTGTGGTTAAGGATCACACCATAATCATCCCGCCTTGCTGTTATCTCATGCAGTGCCCCATCTACAAAAGCATTAAATAaccatgatgatgacacacaacAATGATGTATTCCCGTATTTATTGCAGACCACTCATTTATACCATGACATTCAGAACTCCTACTGATACTGTATAGAGTCAGAAGTTTCCAGAATTCTATCTTGTTCCCTTTCTTACGTCTTTTctagattttttgtttttaatgtagATTCAAGCAAATTAGTACACCAGTTTGGTAAGCTTAATGCTTAATTTgttgttacctgaagactgtcTTTAGTCTTGAGTACACTGAGTTGGGCTTTTAGATCAACATGTTTATTTCTTCATGTTCTCTGTCATACATGTCCTTGTTTAAAGTTTCTTGTATGTACCAGGATGcctcatttttttccattatgtgaaaagaagaaaaatcaatACAAGGATTTCCCCTTTCATTGCTTAGTTTGTAATGCTGCTCTGCTAAAGTAGGAAAGGCAAACACTTAGAAAATAATCTAGTTAAAGATGGTTCCTGCAGGTAGTCCATATGATGTTGTTTTGATAATCAAGAGACTGTGCAAACACTTTAGAAAATAATATAGTTAAAGATGGTTCCTGTAGGTAATCCATATTATGTTGTTTTGATAATCAAGAAACTGTAGCCTAGGAAGAATGATGAGTGAATTAACTTCAGCTCTTATGAAGCCCTGTTTACTGTATGCTTATGTGCTAAATAAAAAAGCAGTAAAAGTTATGAGAATTAATGATGACTGAGTCTCAGTTTCGTTGTCAACATGTTTGGTAAGATAGTCATTGATTATATTAAAAGGAGTATTGAACCTTTTGTTTGAGTAATACCGGCaggaagggaaaagagagagtttacattagagagacagacaacaggatgCCTGATTTGCCCGACTGGTTTttctggtaaaaaaagaaaaaaaaaagtttaacttgacaagaaaatataattctgctcagcagttttttaagctgtcACTggctccccactgctgcacattagccttcagCTGTTCCTGTTACCCCTGTcgcttatacagtttatttctggcattttttctcagagtatacctgaatttttaAAATATTTCCCATTTGTTTgcatttcttatgttttcttcttttggcaaattagtccaattctcctattcatccatgatggttttgaaatattgcaagttctctttgtaattcatggaatatgtttattttcaatcttgagtagtgtgtttttagaattattccacatttcatCTGTGTTAACATCAAGAAATTTTGTCCAGTTGATACAGCGAATTTTGTTTCTAATATTTTTAAAATGTGCTCGCCAGTAATCTgtgatcaagagtttgttgtcatttatttcatgatctaaattcatctctaatctaatcaaactgatcactgtttgacaaactcttgcCTACTTCACAAGAGTCGATTAAGTGTGTGTCATTAGTGAGGaaaagatcaagaatgtttttacctctatttgtttttttaattaactgttctagaaaagtcTTCAATCAATTCCATTGGTCTTGTTCCCCCTCAGTCACCTGTTAATGTGCTCCAGTTTAtatttggactgttgaagtcttcTATCATTtcaacctctttactgtttactatagttttgatttcaacgTAGAgcattttatcatcattttctctttGCTTAAGAGGTCTGTAAATCATGCCAAGACATAgatcacttttgaacttgtcgatAATGTCAATATGAAGagtcgtatgtgtgtgcgtttacTTTGCTTAGACAAACAAATAGTGGAAAAGTTCTTGAGAAAAAGTAGAAAGGTAAAATTCATATAGCTTTTATAGATATTGAAAATGTCTTTGATAAAGTAGATAAAAATACCTGGGAGGTATTTTACCAGTACTATCcgtctgggtattgggagggttagtgacatttgcttagtgagccagcacttatatgtttgtcaagttgcactcctctgatgcagatagctgtcttttctctctgcccactagtatgtggactactggcagtCTGTGCACAAAAATACAgtctcttcttgtcatacataacacttgacaacacttaactcacacagctcattcttcgtaactctagattttcctgcagagagCACTATGTGCTAGACATTCCTTTTGGCTaaatggtagtagcagtagatagaagtagtaggtaggaacatttaggctagAGCATTAGATAGAgattttaggtagaagtagttggaaggagctttagatagaagtagtcattaatagcattaggtaggagcctcagcaaacactgtactagagttgtcctctgctagtggcctgttaagggtgaggtattaaaggctaagaagtggcactggagttcactgtaATATAAAGTTatagagactctattgccattGCCACCCCTTTaaaggagttccaattggaatgggcaccagagatatagatagaaaggtaTTTAGATAAGAAAACACTGTGGAGAGTTCTGACTCAGTACAGTGTCCATAGAAGACATGTGAATCCTGTTAAGACCTTTTGTGATAAGTGTGGGTTGAAATAAATATTGTGCAATACAAACAGACTTTCCAGATTAGATATGGTGGGCAGAGGCTGTAGGTTGCACTGTACATGAACAAAGTGCTTTTGTGCCAACTAGGCTGAGTGAAAATATGGTAGAGTGTTGCCACATATTGGTAGGCATCAGTTATGTGGCAGCTTTCTTTTCCTAGTAGTTTGTGAATTGTGAACTATTAATTCTTGATTGGATATGAGTTTGAAATTCATAAATCATTATTTTTGGATTTGTCTTTTATTGTATGGTCAGAAAAGTATCTTCTTGCTTAGTAAGTGATTTTCATCCTCCACAGATAACAAGCTCATTTGGTTTCTGTTCATTGGCTTCTGTCAAAGAAATAATCAAAGTGGGTTCTCTTCCTGTCGGTGAAGTGATTAAGGACAACACACTTGTAAGTTGTGGAGCACCATTGCCATCTGCCCCACCCACAGAGAATTTTGGATATGAAATGCAGCCCATCCTTCATCAGCCGGAGAGTTCATCACCATTCATAAAGCAAGAATGAAACCAAAAACTGGTTTAGATGAGTGTCTTGAAGCAGCTCTTATTTCCTAATGTTTTGAAGATTTACCCCTAAAGAATAATATTGTGTTGTGTAGATTAATCTAACATGCATGAAATATTATGGATATGCTGTCTAGTAACACATTGCCACTATTACATTCCCCTTCAGTTATTTACTGATTTGATTTCTGAGCCTCACATGCAAGGTGAAGCTAAAATCGCTTCCATGACTTGCATAGGCATCACATTGGGCCATCCTAAAATTTACCGGCAatggagacttttgttgtggccatccTTCTGAGGTTTTcaaagggaacaggtatcagttTTTGGTGATTTGGTGATAAATGCCTGAGGTAGTCTCTGAATAGGATAGGATGGAGTAAGAGTAaataacagggagagagagggggactaAAATAGTCTACATCACATGTAAATGACCTGATTCAACAACTGTTTAACTGGAAGTGGAGAAGTTTTCTTAGGTCATTTGAAATACTCACACTTGGGATCTTTATCATTAGCAAGACCCACTGCCTTGTTGAAATGGTCAGAAACTTTTGCATGGTGCATGAGAGGGAATGTTTCTTCCCTTTCCTTGTGGAATTTTTTCCCCCAGTTGTGTGAGTTCCTCATTGGCCATATTCTCAGCATGTGACTTTGTCAACTCAGCAGCTTTGTTTTGTTCCTTTGaattcttcaaaacaagcacTTTTGACAAGAATCTCAATTATCTGCTGGATCTGAGGCATTGTTTCTGCCTGCCCAAGACTTAAGAAACCATGCACACATTCATGCCACAGTTTAGTAATACGAGTGTGACATAGCAATGTTGTCCACAACATTCATATGTTATTATTCTTCCGACTCTCCATGACTGAAAGCTTACCATTTTCATCTTTACCCTTGGCTAAGGAAGATGATTAGACTTTGCTTTTTATGATAACTGTAAAACCTTTTTCTTTGTGAGAATTTATGGAAGTATTTGAGAACTACAGAAAACGTGTCAAGTATTGTATTCTGTTCTGTAAAGTGCCTCAAATTTTATTTTGTGTCATGCAGTATGTGCAGTGCTATAAATTACTTGATGCATTTCTCAAaccttacattgttcatgataagtCTCTGGCtgtttctcttggtatttctcaGGTTTTACACTTTCTTATATTTCCACTGTCAAGTTATCCATTAGATAATGCAAACTGTGTTTCTTCTCTGCATCTAACATAATGTGTTGCAGATTATGTCTAACACCGTTCTATGCATTTTCCCTGTCATAAACAGTATAGTGTGATGTTTGCTTCTTACATTATTTTCAGTGGCATTTGTTAAGTTTTCAAGTATATTTTCACTTTCATATTGCATTTGTTAAGTTTTCGACAGAGTTGTTCAAAATTTATGAATTCAAGAAATGAATCTTGCAGAATATGCCAGATCTTCAGGTGAGTCATTCATATTGTATGATGCACCTTTAGTAGACATTTTGCTTTATATCATAAATGGTAAGTACAGTTTTTTCTCCTTAAATGGCAGCCATCGTCAGttgatgtgtgggaggggaagatggcCTTCATCACGTGATTTGATTTATCCTGCACCTGTTTAGATATCCCAGTGACTTATGATATCATTAGTAGCCTTTGGAGGTCTCTTCCAGTGCCAGGCAGGCATGGGAAAAATTCTGAAGTCATTCATACAAGTGGCCCCCAGAATTTGTACATTGTTGGATAACATAAGTGGTAAGGAGTATTTATCATATGTTTTATTTAGtgaggaaaggaaaaatgagcagtatgaaaaaataaattactTGAAGTGATTCTAGGTACATTACATGAGAAGGGAGGCCAGTACCCATTTTCCCACTAAGCTCATGTTCAGCCATGTTTACATTGAAGAAATATGTAGCAACTGTGATGAATTTTCTCTTTGTGTATTCCTGGGCTTATGGAGGACTTTGGTAACAGGTGATATTAAAGTGCGACATATTTCCTAACAAAAAAATTTCTCGAATATCCTCCTCATATGTAATAGCCACTCTACCTCTTCCTACTTATTTTTAGTGTAATaagtgtaatatttctaaatagGTATTTATGTTAGTCATCACCAGTGTTGTGCCTTTGTAAGAAATAAAGAGTAGATTGTGATATCCAGTTTGCGAGAAAGAAAACTTCAAATATTTTTCCCTTCATAGTCAGCCAACTTTTGCTCATTACACTTATTTTAGCACGTGTAGAGTAATATTTCTAAGTATGTGTGTGAtattcaccatcaacactgtgtCTCTGTATGAAATAAGAATAGGTTGTGAAACCATgttcaagagaaaagaaagtaCAACACATCCATGCCCTCCCTTCTTGTTGGTAACAGTCAGATGTTTCAGCTAcccccccctcatccacctcaccccctccactGTGTTATCAGTACTGGACCAAGGCTATCTAAAAGTAAGTATTGTACTTTTTGATTATTTGCATTTTATTTTGCATGCATTTACTATGCAGTTGTTCTTCTTGTCATTTTATACTTTCATGAACTTTGCATTTATATCTTAGTCACCGTTCCATTCACTTATGAGAGGATAATTTCTTGTTGAGACAGTCTGTTTCTAAGACTGTGATTACTTTGTATTTCTACACATTTACTAGAACTCGTGCCTCTCTTCCTGTTGCAGTGCCTCACCATTCCCATTTCAACATTTTTGGTATCCATTTTGGAGTCTCTTGTCTGTACCTCTTGTGGTTTAATCTAGTCATGTATTAGATTGTTTAGGCTTTCCTGTTGTGT
The sequence above is a segment of the Panulirus ornatus isolate Po-2019 chromosome 12, ASM3632096v1, whole genome shotgun sequence genome. Coding sequences within it:
- the LOC139751909 gene encoding arrestin domain-containing protein 17-like isoform X2, which translates into the protein MRLAYAAIFVKIKGYARVEWNTDDDDDPVRSDEEVYVENTVTVWAGSNFGDNLMAGEFCFPFEFKLPPNIPSSYEGKYGHIRYLIEAKAEVPWGTSPLSTCSFRVDGKYDLNHDPGASEPVKFFEESTGCCSCCEQPPLIIDLKAVKTGYIPGENVLLTGKIINQTNSDVEDTKIKIKETIKFKAQHHSKKKKQVLNKVRRPGFRAGNTDEWISFPIRIPVEAVCLQYCNIISAKYSIEITSSFGFCSLASVKEIIKVGSLPVGEVIKDNTLVSCGAPLPSAPPTENFGYEMQPILHQPESSSPFIKQE
- the LOC139751909 gene encoding arrestin domain-containing protein 17-like isoform X1, with the translated sequence MDNLKISVTLVPHQEVYTSGQDVIGNVVVSAISTTACRAIFVKIKGYARVEWNTDDDDDPVRSDEEVYVENTVTVWAGSNFGDNLMAGEFCFPFEFKLPPNIPSSYEGKYGHIRYLIEAKAEVPWGTSPLSTCSFRVDGKYDLNHDPGASEPVKFFEESTGCCSCCEQPPLIIDLKAVKTGYIPGENVLLTGKIINQTNSDVEDTKIKIKETIKFKAQHHSKKKKQVLNKVRRPGFRAGNTDEWISFPIRIPVEAVCLQYCNIISAKYSIEITSSFGFCSLASVKEIIKVGSLPVGEVIKDNTLVSCGAPLPSAPPTENFGYEMQPILHQPESSSPFIKQE